In a single window of the Serratia quinivorans genome:
- the qseC_2 gene encoding Sensor protein qseC, translated as MRWFNAPRSLFYQLLLFFGLPLLVLGGISIYTHYFSAMNAATLAYDRTLLASARTVAERLVVRNGRLEADVPYVVLDSFERNMNDQLYYEVISPQGDSISGYNDLPPMPPHILRSSLYPALVHFYDAQYRGRPIRVAALYQPVNESGVMGMATILVAETLESRRYLARQMMLSALLSQGTVVVLTMILAFALLKRVLKPMRKLSGIMLRRDPGELTPLPMVLPWSEMQPLLLAFNRYIERLRLMVARQERFSADASHQLRTPLTVLKTQVGVALASDKPEQWRESLLAMSTTLDNTVALTDRLLYLSRLKAHEHLADHKLQPVNLAQVLRDACFSRLPQARSKRIDLGYEGESVCWVGGEALLLTELCANLLDNALKYTPNQSTVTARLSIDKLAGECVLEIGRQRPGHCRTGYGAGAAAVSSAR; from the coding sequence ATGAGGTGGTTTAACGCGCCACGCTCACTGTTTTATCAACTGTTGTTGTTCTTTGGCCTGCCGCTGCTGGTGCTGGGCGGCATCTCGATATATACCCACTACTTTAGCGCGATGAATGCTGCCACGCTGGCCTACGATCGCACGCTGCTGGCTTCGGCGCGCACCGTGGCGGAGCGGCTGGTGGTGCGCAATGGTCGGCTGGAAGCGGACGTGCCCTATGTGGTACTCGACAGTTTCGAGCGCAACATGAACGATCAGCTTTATTACGAAGTGATCTCCCCGCAGGGCGACAGTATTTCAGGCTATAACGATTTGCCGCCGATGCCGCCCCATATCCTGCGTTCCAGTCTATATCCGGCACTGGTGCATTTTTATGATGCCCAATATCGTGGCCGGCCGATCCGCGTGGCCGCGCTGTATCAGCCGGTCAACGAGTCGGGTGTGATGGGCATGGCGACCATTCTGGTGGCGGAGACGCTGGAATCGCGCCGCTATCTGGCGCGGCAAATGATGCTTTCCGCCTTGCTCAGCCAGGGAACGGTGGTGGTGTTGACCATGATCCTGGCCTTTGCGCTACTCAAACGGGTGCTTAAGCCGATGCGCAAACTTTCCGGCATTATGCTGCGACGCGATCCGGGCGAACTGACGCCGTTGCCGATGGTGTTGCCCTGGTCGGAAATGCAGCCGCTGTTGCTGGCATTCAACCGTTATATTGAACGACTGCGGCTGATGGTGGCGCGTCAGGAGCGTTTCAGCGCCGACGCTTCGCACCAGTTACGCACCCCGTTAACCGTGCTGAAAACCCAGGTGGGGGTAGCGCTGGCCAGTGATAAACCGGAGCAGTGGCGGGAAAGTCTGTTGGCGATGAGCACCACGCTGGATAACACCGTGGCGCTGACCGATCGTCTGCTCTATCTCTCCAGGCTCAAAGCCCATGAACATCTTGCCGACCACAAGTTGCAGCCGGTGAATCTGGCGCAGGTACTGCGCGATGCCTGTTTTTCGCGGTTACCGCAGGCACGCAGCAAACGTATTGATCTGGGATATGAGGGGGAATCCGTCTGTTGGGTTGGAGGGGAGGCACTGCTGCTGACCGAACTCTGTGCCAACCTGCTGGACAATGCGCTGAAATACACCCCGAATCAGAGCACGGTCACGGCCCGGTTAAGCATCGATAAACTGGCTGGGGAGTGCGTACTGGAAATTGGAAGACAGCGGCCCGGGCATTGCCGAACAGGATACGGCGCAGGCGCTGCAGCCGTTTCATCGGCTCGATAA
- the ripA_4 gene encoding HTH-type transcriptional repressor of iron proteins A — MPEIRHYPEALIPAPRPVQFRCEEFNARTEFQPHRHSWGQLMWVKAGVMVLRIGGQRFLAPPEFVLWAPAEIEHSCYNQRLAQCRMVDIALPLCAGMPVDPCLVSVTPIFRAIAEDFYARKQYIPQSKQDLRLCRALIDQLHLSPVQQTYLPSSEDKFLAPVLEALEHCPSDNTSLAAWAARVYTTERTLSRRCQQDLGMSFSEWRQRLRFLHAVSLLEQGKTVQEVALEVGYSSASAFIVMFQQIAGTTPERFRRA; from the coding sequence ATGCCAGAAATCCGTCATTACCCCGAAGCGCTGATCCCGGCACCACGACCGGTGCAGTTCCGCTGCGAGGAGTTCAACGCCCGCACGGAGTTCCAGCCGCATCGGCACAGTTGGGGGCAACTGATGTGGGTCAAGGCCGGTGTTATGGTGCTGCGCATCGGCGGTCAGCGTTTTCTGGCACCGCCGGAATTTGTGCTGTGGGCGCCGGCAGAAATTGAACACTCTTGTTATAACCAGCGCCTGGCGCAGTGCCGCATGGTCGATATTGCGTTGCCGCTGTGCGCCGGGATGCCGGTCGATCCCTGTCTGGTCAGCGTGACGCCCATTTTCCGCGCCATTGCCGAAGATTTTTACGCACGCAAACAATATATCCCGCAGAGCAAACAGGACCTGAGGCTGTGCCGGGCGCTGATCGACCAACTGCATCTGTCGCCGGTTCAACAAACCTACCTGCCGTCATCCGAAGACAAATTCCTGGCACCGGTGCTGGAGGCGCTGGAACACTGTCCTTCAGACAATACGTCGCTCGCCGCCTGGGCTGCCCGGGTCTATACCACCGAGCGTACGCTGTCGCGGCGTTGCCAACAGGATCTAGGCATGTCATTTAGCGAATGGCGCCAGCGTTTGCGTTTCCTGCATGCCGTGTCCCTGCTGGAACAGGGAAAAACCGTGCAGGAGGTGGCGCTGGAGGTAGGGTACAGCTCGGCCTCGGCGTTTATTGTCATGTTTCAGCAAATCGCCGGTACCACCCCCGAGCGCTTTCGCCGGGCATGA
- a CDS encoding Uncharacterized conserved small protein — MNMLFPLLAVLIWSINAVVSKLSATAIDPAAISFYRWLLALITLTPFVLPGVIRHWAAIRANWWKLMVLGMLGMVLYQSLAYYAAHSVSALFMGIIVSLIPLLTILISIVLLRVAPTVGIAIGSLLSLAGLIWLVSAGNPGELLQHGIGKGELMMFAATAAYALYGVLTKRWAIALPNWQSLYVQIVFGVVLLLPNFLMAQDVALTSQNIPLVLFAGIPASIVAPYLWIHGVMRLGANTASIFMNLAPVFTAIIAVVFLHEHLHSYHLIGGGITLLV, encoded by the coding sequence ATGAATATGCTGTTCCCTCTGCTGGCGGTGTTGATTTGGTCAATTAATGCCGTGGTCAGCAAACTCTCCGCTACCGCCATCGATCCGGCCGCCATCTCCTTCTATCGCTGGTTACTGGCGCTGATCACGCTGACGCCTTTCGTGCTGCCCGGCGTGATCCGTCACTGGGCGGCGATACGCGCCAACTGGTGGAAATTAATGGTTCTCGGCATGCTGGGTATGGTGTTGTATCAGAGTCTGGCTTATTACGCGGCGCACAGCGTCAGCGCGCTGTTTATGGGCATTATTGTTTCCCTGATCCCGTTACTGACTATTCTGATCAGCATAGTGCTGCTGCGAGTAGCTCCTACGGTGGGCATCGCGATCGGCAGCCTGCTGTCGCTGGCCGGTTTGATCTGGCTGGTGAGCGCCGGTAATCCAGGTGAGTTATTGCAACATGGCATCGGCAAAGGCGAATTAATGATGTTTGCCGCCACCGCCGCCTATGCGCTGTACGGCGTACTGACCAAGCGCTGGGCGATTGCGCTGCCGAACTGGCAGTCATTGTATGTACAGATTGTGTTCGGCGTGGTGTTGCTGCTGCCTAACTTCCTGATGGCGCAGGACGTCGCGCTGACCAGCCAAAATATTCCGCTGGTGCTGTTCGCCGGTATCCCGGCCTCGATCGTCGCGCCATATCTGTGGATCCACGGCGTGATGCGTCTGGGTGCCAATACCGCGTCGATCTTTATGAATCTGGCTCCGGTATTTACCGCCATCATTGCGGTGGTGTTCCTGCATGAACATCTGCACAGCTACCACTTGATCGGCGGCGGTATCACCCTGTTGGTGTGA
- the copR_2 gene encoding Transcriptional activator protein CopR, translated as MRLLLVEDHPELSHWLQKALTGVGFAVDVAPDGLAADHMLLNESYALVVLDVALPRLNGLELLARLRKRGQDLPVLLLTARTDVADRVKGLNLGADDYLTKPFELDELEARIRALLRRSVGVTQQALQYGALTYHDEGYFQLDDKPLQLTPRELAVLTALIHRRGRPVAKQQLFEQVFTLSDEANPESIELYVHRLRKKLQGSNVAIITLRGLGYSLELCNEVV; from the coding sequence ATGCGTCTGTTATTGGTTGAAGACCATCCCGAGTTATCCCACTGGCTGCAAAAGGCGCTGACCGGCGTCGGTTTTGCTGTCGACGTCGCTCCGGACGGGCTGGCGGCCGACCACATGTTGTTAAACGAGAGCTATGCGCTGGTGGTACTGGATGTAGCGCTGCCGCGGCTGAATGGTCTGGAACTGTTGGCCCGGCTGCGCAAGCGCGGGCAGGATTTGCCGGTGCTGTTGCTGACGGCCAGAACCGACGTTGCCGATCGCGTCAAAGGGCTGAATCTGGGGGCCGACGATTACCTGACCAAACCGTTCGAACTCGATGAATTGGAAGCGCGTATTCGGGCATTGCTGCGCCGCAGCGTCGGCGTCACCCAGCAGGCGCTGCAGTATGGTGCGCTGACCTATCACGATGAAGGTTATTTCCAACTCGACGACAAACCGCTGCAGTTGACGCCCCGAGAGTTGGCGGTGCTGACCGCCTTGATCCACCGGCGTGGCCGCCCGGTTGCCAAACAGCAGCTGTTTGAACAGGTATTTACCCTGTCTGATGAAGCCAACCCGGAAAGCATCGAACTCTACGTTCATCGGCTGCGGAAAAAGCTGCAGGGCAGCAATGTGGCGATCATCACCCTGCGTGGTCTGGGCTACAGCCTGGAGCTTTGCAATGAGGTGGTTTAA